A genome region from Macrotis lagotis isolate mMagLag1 chromosome 4, bilby.v1.9.chrom.fasta, whole genome shotgun sequence includes the following:
- the LOC141522467 gene encoding dehydrogenase/reductase SDR family member 7-like isoform X3 has product MSWELLWALLLACALLYVGLQLVRFARADGDLTLLWAEWQGRRPEISNLKEKDILVLPLDLTDRGSHEVATKKVLQHFGQIDILVNNGGRSQRSLFEDTNLDVYKAIMELNFLGTISLTKCVLPHMIERKQGKIVTVSSILGLAAAPLASGYAASKHALHGFFNSLRCELVMHPEISITNICPGPVQSNIVHNAFTEEVSKKLENTGSQEYKMKTSRCVRLMLVAMANDLKEVWIAEQPYLSVCYIWQYAPTWAWWITSKLGRRRIENFKNGLDADSSYFRPLRKKTD; this is encoded by the exons ATGAGCTGGGAGCTCCTGTGGGCCCTGCTGCTGGCCTGCGCGCTGCTGTACGTGGGGCTGCAGCTGGTCCGCTTCGCGCGCGCGGACGGCGACCTGACTCTGCTGTGGGCCGAGTGGCAGGGGCGCCGGCCAG AGATTAGCAACTTGAAAGAAAAAGACATCCTAGTTTTACCCCTTGATTTGACTGACAGAGGTTCTCATGAAGTTGCAACAAAAAAAGTGCTTCAACATTTTGGTCAA ATTGATATTCTGGTAAACAATGGTGGAAGGAGTCAACGTTCATTGTTCGAGGATACAAACCTGGATGTTTATAAAGCGATAATGGAGCTTAACTTTCTGGGTACTATCTCCTTAACGAAATGTGTTTTGCCTCACATGATtgaaagaaagcaagggaagattGTTACTGTGTCCAGTATATTGGGTCTGGCAGCTGCCCCTCTTGCATCAGGATATGCTGCTAGCAAACATGCTCTTCAT GGTTTCTTCAATAGCCTCCGATGTGAACTTGTGATGCATCCAGAGATATCAATTACCAACATTTGTCCTGGCCCTGTACAGTCAAACATTGTACACAATGCCTTTACTGAAGAAGTCTCAAAG aAACTAGAGAACACAGGAAGTCAGGAGTATAAGATGAAAACTAGTCGCTGTGTTCGGTTGATGCTAGTCGCCATGGCCAATGATCTAAAAGAAGTCTGGATTGCTGAACAACCATATTTGTCAGTTTGCTATATCTGGCAGTATGCCCCAACTTGGGCCTGGTGGATCACAAGCAAGTTGGGACgcagaagaattgaaaattttaagaatGGACTG
- the LOC141522467 gene encoding dehydrogenase/reductase SDR family member 7-like isoform X1, giving the protein MSWELLWALLLACALLYVGLQLVRFARADGDLTLLWAEWQGRRPEWELSDMVVWVTGASSGIGEELVYQLSKLGASLVLSSRTANELERVKNKCLEISNLKEKDILVLPLDLTDRGSHEVATKKVLQHFGQIDILVNNGGRSQRSLFEDTNLDVYKAIMELNFLGTISLTKCVLPHMIERKQGKIVTVSSILGLAAAPLASGYAASKHALHGFFNSLRCELVMHPEISITNICPGPVQSNIVHNAFTEEVSKKLENTGSQEYKMKTSRCVRLMLVAMANDLKEVWIAEQPYLSVCYIWQYAPTWAWWITSKLGRRRIENFKNGLDADSSYFRPLRKKTD; this is encoded by the exons ATGAGCTGGGAGCTCCTGTGGGCCCTGCTGCTGGCCTGCGCGCTGCTGTACGTGGGGCTGCAGCTGGTCCGCTTCGCGCGCGCGGACGGCGACCTGACTCTGCTGTGGGCCGAGTGGCAGGGGCGCCGGCCAG AATGGGAGTTATCTGATATGGTGGTATGGGTGACAGGAGCCTCAAGTGGAATTGGCGAGGAGCTTGTGTACCAGTTGTCTAAATTGGGAGCATCCCTTGTACTGTCATCAAGAACAGCAAATGAACTAGAAAGGGTGAAAAATAAATGCCTTG AGATTAGCAACTTGAAAGAAAAAGACATCCTAGTTTTACCCCTTGATTTGACTGACAGAGGTTCTCATGAAGTTGCAACAAAAAAAGTGCTTCAACATTTTGGTCAA ATTGATATTCTGGTAAACAATGGTGGAAGGAGTCAACGTTCATTGTTCGAGGATACAAACCTGGATGTTTATAAAGCGATAATGGAGCTTAACTTTCTGGGTACTATCTCCTTAACGAAATGTGTTTTGCCTCACATGATtgaaagaaagcaagggaagattGTTACTGTGTCCAGTATATTGGGTCTGGCAGCTGCCCCTCTTGCATCAGGATATGCTGCTAGCAAACATGCTCTTCAT GGTTTCTTCAATAGCCTCCGATGTGAACTTGTGATGCATCCAGAGATATCAATTACCAACATTTGTCCTGGCCCTGTACAGTCAAACATTGTACACAATGCCTTTACTGAAGAAGTCTCAAAG aAACTAGAGAACACAGGAAGTCAGGAGTATAAGATGAAAACTAGTCGCTGTGTTCGGTTGATGCTAGTCGCCATGGCCAATGATCTAAAAGAAGTCTGGATTGCTGAACAACCATATTTGTCAGTTTGCTATATCTGGCAGTATGCCCCAACTTGGGCCTGGTGGATCACAAGCAAGTTGGGACgcagaagaattgaaaattttaagaatGGACTG
- the LOC141522467 gene encoding dehydrogenase/reductase SDR family member 7-like isoform X2, producing MEVLQSAPLTQCEDPRFGGPKPQETEWELSDMVVWVTGASSGIGEELVYQLSKLGASLVLSSRTANELERVKNKCLEISNLKEKDILVLPLDLTDRGSHEVATKKVLQHFGQIDILVNNGGRSQRSLFEDTNLDVYKAIMELNFLGTISLTKCVLPHMIERKQGKIVTVSSILGLAAAPLASGYAASKHALHGFFNSLRCELVMHPEISITNICPGPVQSNIVHNAFTEEVSKKLENTGSQEYKMKTSRCVRLMLVAMANDLKEVWIAEQPYLSVCYIWQYAPTWAWWITSKLGRRRIENFKNGLDADSSYFRPLRKKTD from the exons ATGGAGGTTCTGCAAAGCGCTCCACTCACCCAGTGTGAGGATCCCAGGTTTGGTGGCCCCAAACCTCAGGAAACAG AATGGGAGTTATCTGATATGGTGGTATGGGTGACAGGAGCCTCAAGTGGAATTGGCGAGGAGCTTGTGTACCAGTTGTCTAAATTGGGAGCATCCCTTGTACTGTCATCAAGAACAGCAAATGAACTAGAAAGGGTGAAAAATAAATGCCTTG AGATTAGCAACTTGAAAGAAAAAGACATCCTAGTTTTACCCCTTGATTTGACTGACAGAGGTTCTCATGAAGTTGCAACAAAAAAAGTGCTTCAACATTTTGGTCAA ATTGATATTCTGGTAAACAATGGTGGAAGGAGTCAACGTTCATTGTTCGAGGATACAAACCTGGATGTTTATAAAGCGATAATGGAGCTTAACTTTCTGGGTACTATCTCCTTAACGAAATGTGTTTTGCCTCACATGATtgaaagaaagcaagggaagattGTTACTGTGTCCAGTATATTGGGTCTGGCAGCTGCCCCTCTTGCATCAGGATATGCTGCTAGCAAACATGCTCTTCAT GGTTTCTTCAATAGCCTCCGATGTGAACTTGTGATGCATCCAGAGATATCAATTACCAACATTTGTCCTGGCCCTGTACAGTCAAACATTGTACACAATGCCTTTACTGAAGAAGTCTCAAAG aAACTAGAGAACACAGGAAGTCAGGAGTATAAGATGAAAACTAGTCGCTGTGTTCGGTTGATGCTAGTCGCCATGGCCAATGATCTAAAAGAAGTCTGGATTGCTGAACAACCATATTTGTCAGTTTGCTATATCTGGCAGTATGCCCCAACTTGGGCCTGGTGGATCACAAGCAAGTTGGGACgcagaagaattgaaaattttaagaatGGACTG